A genomic stretch from Streptomyces sp. QL37 includes:
- a CDS encoding sodium:solute symporter family protein, giving the protein MAPLDWAALGGYFLVMLLIGLWSHRRVGNVSDYFTGGGRMPWWLSGISHHMSGYSAAVFVAYAAIAYSYGITVYVWAFLPLAFGTAVGAWLFAPRWQRLRERYAVASPLEYLAKRYNVPTQQALAWSGALLKVFDVAAKWASVAVLLNVFTGMSMTTGILITGIVTLLYCTVGGLWADALTDFGQFVIQGAAALAMLWVVLDRLGDGLAGLGTIWHRLPEGHGQPLVGPYTAAFLGAYVVVKLFEYNGGMWNLAQRYMATDSPKAARRSAGLSALLYVFWPAVLLFPPVAAAVLLPDIADPEKVYALMAESYLPAGLVGLTLAGMFSHTMAMASSDANAVSAVVTRDIIPAVVRRARDLSPATGLLVARVCTVVFIGVSMIVAIEADHFGGVLGIIVGLVAAVMGPISIPMLLGLLPAFRRFGPRAALSSWALGMLGYLLVKFVLDSTDQTLVIVTPLVTSLVVYIVVGLIGPEPDDTADAIVAALSPDPGEDGGPVPAAPRPATAPGVTD; this is encoded by the coding sequence ATGGCCCCGCTCGACTGGGCCGCCCTGGGCGGCTATTTCCTGGTGATGCTGCTCATCGGCCTCTGGTCGCACCGCCGCGTCGGCAACGTGAGCGACTACTTCACCGGCGGCGGCCGGATGCCGTGGTGGCTCTCCGGCATCTCCCACCACATGTCCGGCTACAGCGCCGCCGTGTTCGTCGCGTACGCCGCCATCGCCTACAGCTACGGCATCACCGTCTACGTCTGGGCCTTCCTGCCGCTCGCCTTCGGCACCGCCGTGGGCGCCTGGCTGTTCGCCCCGCGCTGGCAGCGGCTCAGGGAGCGCTACGCGGTCGCCTCGCCCCTGGAGTACCTCGCCAAGCGCTACAACGTGCCCACCCAGCAGGCGCTGGCCTGGAGCGGCGCTCTGCTCAAGGTGTTCGACGTCGCCGCCAAGTGGGCCTCCGTGGCCGTGCTGCTCAACGTCTTCACCGGCATGTCGATGACCACCGGCATCCTGATCACCGGCATCGTCACCCTGCTCTACTGCACGGTGGGAGGCCTGTGGGCCGACGCGCTCACCGACTTCGGGCAGTTCGTCATCCAGGGCGCCGCCGCACTCGCCATGCTCTGGGTCGTGCTGGACCGACTCGGCGACGGCCTGGCCGGACTGGGCACCATCTGGCACAGGCTGCCCGAGGGGCACGGACAGCCGCTCGTCGGTCCGTACACCGCCGCCTTCCTCGGCGCGTACGTCGTCGTGAAGCTCTTCGAGTACAACGGCGGCATGTGGAACCTGGCCCAGCGGTACATGGCCACGGACTCCCCGAAGGCGGCCCGCCGTTCGGCCGGACTCTCCGCCCTGCTGTACGTGTTCTGGCCTGCGGTGCTGCTCTTCCCGCCCGTCGCCGCGGCCGTGCTGCTGCCGGACATCGCCGACCCGGAGAAGGTCTACGCGCTGATGGCCGAGTCCTACCTGCCCGCGGGGCTCGTCGGGCTGACGCTGGCAGGGATGTTCTCGCACACCATGGCGATGGCGTCCTCGGACGCCAACGCGGTCTCCGCGGTCGTCACCCGCGACATCATCCCCGCCGTGGTCCGCCGCGCCCGGGACCTCTCCCCGGCGACCGGGCTGCTCGTCGCCCGGGTGTGCACCGTCGTCTTCATCGGCGTCAGCATGATCGTCGCGATCGAGGCGGACCACTTCGGTGGGGTGCTGGGCATCATCGTCGGACTGGTCGCGGCCGTGATGGGCCCCATATCGATTCCGATGCTGCTCGGACTGCTGCCCGCCTTCCGCCGGTTCGGACCCCGGGCCGCGCTGTCCTCCTGGGCGCTGGGGATGCTCGGGTACCTCCTCGTGAAGTTCGTGCTCGACAGCACGGACCAGACGCTCGTGATCGTCACACCGCTCGTCACCTCGCTGGTGGTCTACATCGTCGTCGGCCTGATCGGTCCGGAGCCGGACGACACCGCCGACGCCATCGTCGCCGCGCTCTCGCCCGACCCGGGCGAGGACGGCGGGCCGGTGCCCGCAGCCCCGCGGCCCGCGACCGCGCCCGGCGTCACCGACTGA
- a CDS encoding glycosyl hydrolase 115 family protein yields MDKHTGRRAVLGAGLGVTALAATPLGSLMGLAGEAAAMPAGPGRSPAVRPTDPGAYISFTPRPGAFPLVKAGGAAPVVVSDKDHDGVVRVAGDLRDDIERVTGVRPALSRDAAPRAREIVLVGTIGRSPLIDGLIAAGRLKVSGVAGKWETSLQTVVEKPLPGVDRAFVIAGSDQRGTIFGVYDVSRGIGVSPWYWWDDVIPVHRDALYVLPGRHTQGTPAVKYRGFFINDENPALGTWAPAFFGPGKAPGFEGGFNAAFYARIFEVMLRLKANYLWPAVWGRAFAEDDPENHATAKAYGVVMGTSHEAPMMRGIEEWNRHAVAAVRDSAGDITEPGHDPYGGTGEWSFRRNAEAIEAYWREGVRRMAREDFEGVVTLGMRGNGDVSLPDGDGIDLMTEIIATQRRILAEELGAQDAVPQVWTLYKEVQHYWDRGLRVPDDITVVLTDDNWANVRKLPDLKNDARSGGYGLYYHFDYVGVGRNYKWVDTASLPNMWDQLHQSAAYGNRGLWVTNVGDLKGNELPTQFFLEYAWDPDRWPLDALPEWEERYAAQNFGERQSEEIAGILRTYARLQSRRKPELLNRKITLDPAKDPATDSSAIVYDDRATPFSIVDYRELERVTEDWQRLDAAAERVRRGLPASAEDAWYELVGYAVRATANLYALREAEFTNLHYAPQGRALTNQLADTAEAGLAEDFALARRFGTEVADGKWKGFQTQPHIGYGDVDRYGPNAPWQQPELNDVAIADEIFPAVRRIELPRKAEMGVAVDGSPDWWPASGAEAVLPVFSPYQSQPAQYVEVFNRGTEPFDFRIRTGASWLIADRTRGRVDAQTRVTFRVDWSRAPKGVTRVPVTVSGPGGSEVTVRAVVDRPRLERSQLKGFVEANGYVSIEADHFHRAVGGDGISWRRIPGIGRTGSGMEPFPVTAPRQDPGGRGPRLEYRVSLFTTGPVTVQAYLSPRNNALATDGLTYAVSFDDDAPQSVDITEVTGADDGTMNTQWARNTSDNVNRTGTAHHIGRAGLHVLKFWMVDPTVVLQNLVVDTGGLKPSYLGPPESLRLS; encoded by the coding sequence ATGGACAAGCACACCGGCCGCCGAGCGGTCCTCGGGGCCGGACTCGGCGTCACGGCACTGGCGGCGACGCCCCTCGGATCGCTGATGGGGCTGGCTGGGGAGGCCGCCGCGATGCCCGCCGGCCCCGGACGCTCCCCGGCGGTCCGTCCCACGGACCCCGGCGCGTACATCTCCTTCACCCCCCGGCCAGGCGCCTTCCCTCTGGTCAAGGCCGGTGGAGCGGCCCCGGTCGTGGTCAGCGACAAGGATCACGACGGCGTCGTGCGGGTGGCGGGCGACCTCCGGGACGACATCGAGCGCGTCACCGGCGTCCGCCCCGCGCTCTCCCGGGACGCGGCGCCCCGCGCCCGGGAGATCGTCCTCGTCGGCACCATCGGCCGCAGCCCGCTGATCGACGGCCTCATCGCCGCGGGCAGGCTGAAGGTCTCGGGGGTCGCGGGCAAGTGGGAGACCAGCCTGCAGACGGTGGTGGAGAAGCCCCTGCCCGGCGTGGACCGTGCGTTCGTCATCGCCGGCAGCGACCAGCGCGGCACGATCTTCGGCGTGTACGACGTCTCCCGGGGCATCGGGGTCTCTCCCTGGTACTGGTGGGACGACGTCATCCCCGTCCACCGCGACGCCCTGTACGTCCTGCCCGGCCGGCACACCCAGGGCACGCCCGCCGTGAAGTACCGCGGGTTCTTCATCAACGACGAGAATCCGGCGCTCGGCACCTGGGCACCCGCCTTCTTCGGCCCGGGCAAGGCGCCCGGCTTCGAGGGCGGCTTCAACGCCGCCTTCTACGCCAGGATCTTCGAAGTGATGCTGCGGCTCAAGGCCAACTACCTCTGGCCGGCGGTCTGGGGCCGCGCATTCGCAGAGGACGACCCGGAGAACCACGCCACCGCCAAGGCGTACGGGGTCGTCATGGGGACCTCGCACGAGGCGCCCATGATGCGGGGCATCGAGGAGTGGAACCGGCACGCCGTCGCAGCCGTCCGCGACAGCGCCGGAGACATCACCGAGCCTGGCCACGACCCGTACGGTGGCACCGGCGAGTGGTCGTTCCGCCGCAACGCCGAGGCCATCGAGGCCTACTGGCGGGAGGGCGTCCGCCGCATGGCGCGCGAGGACTTCGAGGGCGTGGTCACCCTCGGGATGCGCGGCAACGGCGACGTCAGCCTGCCGGACGGTGACGGGATCGACCTGATGACGGAGATCATCGCGACCCAGCGCCGGATACTCGCCGAGGAGCTCGGCGCTCAGGACGCCGTCCCGCAGGTCTGGACCCTCTACAAGGAGGTCCAGCACTACTGGGACCGCGGACTGCGGGTCCCGGACGACATCACGGTCGTCCTCACCGACGACAACTGGGCCAACGTCCGCAAGCTTCCGGACCTGAAGAACGACGCCCGCAGCGGTGGTTACGGCCTCTACTACCACTTCGACTACGTCGGGGTGGGGCGTAACTACAAGTGGGTCGACACCGCCTCGCTCCCCAACATGTGGGACCAGCTCCACCAGAGCGCGGCCTACGGCAACCGAGGCCTCTGGGTCACCAACGTGGGCGACCTCAAGGGCAACGAACTGCCCACCCAGTTCTTCCTGGAGTACGCCTGGGACCCGGACCGCTGGCCCCTGGACGCGCTCCCGGAGTGGGAGGAGCGCTACGCCGCCCAGAACTTCGGCGAGCGGCAGTCCGAGGAGATCGCCGGGATCCTGCGCACGTACGCCCGGCTGCAGTCCCGCCGCAAGCCCGAGCTGCTCAACCGGAAGATCACCCTCGACCCGGCCAAGGACCCGGCCACGGACTCCTCCGCCATCGTCTACGACGACCGGGCCACGCCCTTCAGCATCGTCGACTACCGCGAACTGGAGCGGGTCACCGAGGACTGGCAGCGCCTCGACGCCGCCGCGGAACGCGTCCGGCGGGGCCTGCCCGCGTCCGCCGAGGACGCCTGGTACGAGCTCGTCGGATACGCGGTCCGGGCGACCGCCAATCTGTACGCCCTGCGCGAGGCGGAGTTCACCAACCTGCACTACGCGCCCCAGGGCCGCGCCCTGACCAACCAGCTCGCCGACACCGCCGAGGCGGGGCTGGCCGAGGACTTCGCGCTGGCGCGCCGCTTCGGCACCGAGGTGGCCGACGGCAAATGGAAAGGCTTCCAGACCCAGCCGCACATCGGCTACGGCGATGTGGACCGCTACGGCCCCAACGCCCCCTGGCAGCAGCCCGAGCTGAACGACGTGGCGATCGCGGACGAGATCTTCCCCGCCGTGCGGCGCATCGAACTACCGCGCAAGGCCGAGATGGGCGTGGCCGTCGACGGCTCGCCCGACTGGTGGCCGGCGTCCGGCGCAGAGGCGGTCCTGCCCGTCTTCAGCCCGTACCAGAGCCAGCCCGCGCAGTACGTGGAGGTGTTCAACCGGGGCACCGAACCCTTCGACTTCCGCATCCGTACGGGCGCCTCCTGGCTGATCGCCGACCGGACGCGGGGCAGGGTGGACGCCCAGACCCGGGTCACCTTCCGGGTCGACTGGTCCCGGGCCCCGAAGGGCGTCACGCGGGTTCCGGTCACCGTCTCGGGCCCCGGCGGCAGTGAGGTCACCGTGCGTGCCGTGGTCGACCGGCCCCGGCTGGAGCGGTCACAGCTCAAGGGGTTCGTCGAGGCCAACGGCTACGTGTCCATCGAGGCCGACCACTTCCACCGGGCGGTCGGCGGGGACGGGATCTCCTGGCGCCGCATCCCGGGAATCGGCCGCACGGGATCGGGCATGGAGCCCTTCCCCGTCACCGCGCCACGGCAGGACCCGGGTGGCCGGGGGCCCCGGCTGGAGTACCGGGTCAGCCTGTTCACCACCGGACCGGTGACCGTCCAGGCGTATCTGTCGCCCCGCAACAACGCCCTGGCGACCGACGGACTCACGTATGCCGTCTCCTTCGACGACGACGCCCCGCAGTCCGTCGACATCACCGAGGTCACGGGGGCGGACGACGGCACCATGAACACGCAGTGGGCCCGCAACACGTCGGACAACGTCAACCGCACCGGCACCGCGCACCACATCGGCCGGGCGGGCCTCCACGTGCTGAAATTCTGGATGGTCGACCCGACCGTGGTACTTCAGAACCTCGTGGTGGACACCGGCGGCCTCAAGCCCAGCTATCTGGGCCCGCCGGAGAGTCTCCGGCTGAGCTGA
- a CDS encoding NADH:flavin oxidoreductase/NADH oxidase, with the protein MSALFEPYALRSLTVPNRVWMAPMCQYSAETSGPDAGAPNEWHFAHYASRAVGGTGLVLVEATAVSPEGRISPADLGIWNDRQVEAFRRITGFLASQGTVPGIQLAHAGRKASTDRPWRGGASIDVGDPEGWQTVAPSPLAYDEGHTVPAELGVDDIQQVVRQFADAARRALDAGFEVAEIHGAHGYLIGQFLSPESNHRTDAYGGSFENRTRFALEVVDAVRAVWPEELPLFFRISATDWLTENADDPREGWTADDTVRFARELLAHGVDLLDVSTGGLAPKASIPVEPGYQVPFAERVRDETGLPVAAVGLITDPVQAEKILADGSADAVLLGRELLRDPYFARKAARELGGDIRTPDQYARSV; encoded by the coding sequence GTGAGTGCACTGTTCGAGCCATACGCCCTGCGGTCGCTGACCGTTCCCAACCGGGTCTGGATGGCCCCCATGTGCCAGTACAGCGCCGAGACGTCGGGCCCGGACGCGGGCGCGCCCAACGAATGGCACTTTGCCCACTACGCCTCCCGCGCGGTCGGCGGTACCGGGCTCGTCCTGGTCGAGGCGACCGCCGTCAGCCCGGAGGGCCGGATCAGCCCCGCCGACCTCGGCATCTGGAACGACCGTCAGGTGGAGGCGTTCCGCCGGATCACCGGCTTCCTCGCCTCCCAGGGAACCGTCCCGGGGATCCAGCTCGCACACGCCGGACGCAAGGCGTCGACGGACCGCCCCTGGCGCGGTGGAGCCTCCATCGACGTCGGTGACCCCGAGGGCTGGCAGACGGTCGCCCCGAGCCCCCTCGCGTACGACGAGGGCCACACGGTGCCCGCCGAGCTGGGTGTCGACGACATCCAGCAGGTCGTACGGCAGTTCGCCGATGCCGCCCGCCGGGCGCTCGACGCGGGCTTCGAGGTCGCCGAGATCCACGGAGCGCACGGCTATCTGATCGGGCAGTTCCTGTCCCCGGAGAGCAACCACCGCACCGACGCCTACGGTGGCTCCTTCGAGAACCGCACACGCTTCGCGCTGGAGGTCGTGGACGCCGTGCGCGCCGTGTGGCCCGAGGAGCTCCCGCTGTTCTTCCGCATCTCCGCCACCGACTGGCTCACCGAGAACGCGGACGACCCGCGCGAGGGCTGGACCGCCGACGACACGGTCCGCTTCGCGCGTGAGCTGCTCGCCCACGGCGTCGACCTGCTGGACGTCTCGACCGGTGGTCTGGCGCCGAAGGCGAGCATCCCCGTGGAGCCCGGCTACCAGGTGCCGTTCGCCGAGCGGGTGCGCGACGAGACCGGCCTTCCCGTGGCCGCGGTGGGGCTGATCACCGACCCCGTGCAGGCGGAGAAGATCCTCGCCGACGGCAGCGCCGACGCCGTCCTGCTCGGCCGCGAGCTGCTGCGTGACCCCTACTTCGCCCGCAAGGCCGCGCGTGAACTCGGTGGTGACATCCGGACGCCCGACCAGTACGCCCGGTCGGTGTGA
- a CDS encoding class I SAM-dependent methyltransferase, with protein MFTPQGPTLRELTVQALSSTMRGYDLLAPKFDRTPYRTPDRVLGAVADAVRPLGPFDRGLDVCCGTGAGVGVLRGLCRERATGVDFSAGMLDVARAAYAADPGGPAVDWVRADALALPFTEAFDLALSFGAFGHFLPEERPALFDQVYAALRPGGMFVFPVGAPPAVGSRAYWSMLGFDLAMRARNALWRPPFVMYYRTFPLAGVVDDLVRTGFTVRLLPLEEFGRRPDGSPRVRLVAAARG; from the coding sequence ATGTTCACTCCTCAGGGCCCCACGCTGCGCGAACTGACCGTACAGGCGCTCTCCTCGACGATGCGCGGATACGACCTGCTCGCGCCGAAGTTCGACCGGACGCCCTACCGGACCCCGGACCGGGTGCTCGGAGCCGTCGCCGACGCGGTGCGGCCCCTCGGGCCCTTCGACCGGGGTCTGGATGTCTGCTGCGGCACCGGAGCGGGGGTGGGCGTGCTGCGCGGGCTCTGCCGGGAGCGGGCCACCGGCGTCGACTTCAGCGCCGGCATGCTCGACGTCGCCCGGGCCGCGTACGCCGCGGACCCCGGCGGTCCCGCGGTGGACTGGGTCCGGGCCGACGCCCTGGCCCTGCCGTTCACCGAGGCGTTCGACCTGGCCCTGAGCTTCGGGGCGTTCGGTCATTTCCTGCCGGAGGAACGCCCCGCGTTGTTCGACCAGGTGTACGCGGCGCTGCGCCCCGGCGGCATGTTCGTCTTCCCGGTGGGCGCGCCGCCCGCGGTGGGCTCCCGGGCCTACTGGTCGATGCTCGGCTTCGACCTGGCCATGCGGGCGCGCAACGCGCTGTGGCGTCCGCCCTTCGTCATGTACTACCGCACGTTCCCGCTCGCCGGAGTGGTGGACGACCTCGTACGGACGGGATTCACCGTGCGGCTGCTGCCGCTGGAGGAGTTCGGCCGGAGACCGGACGGCAGTCCTCGCGTCCGGCTCGTGGCGGCGGCTCGTGGATAA
- a CDS encoding helix-turn-helix transcriptional regulator has translation MTSNAARVLAHPSREEIRVEGVLHALSDPIRLRIVRQLAGATDEQACSRFDLPVSKSTTTHHFRVLRENGVISQFYRGTAKLSCVRTEDLEALFPGLLDSVLGGVESQAERLGLG, from the coding sequence GTGACGTCGAACGCCGCTCGTGTGCTCGCCCACCCCTCGCGCGAGGAGATCCGCGTCGAGGGCGTGCTCCACGCGCTGTCCGATCCGATCAGGCTCCGGATCGTGCGCCAACTGGCGGGAGCGACCGACGAGCAGGCCTGTTCCCGCTTCGATCTCCCGGTCTCCAAGTCGACCACCACGCACCACTTCAGGGTGCTCCGTGAGAACGGCGTCATCTCCCAGTTCTACCGTGGCACGGCCAAGCTGAGCTGCGTGAGGACCGAGGATCTGGAGGCGCTCTTCCCCGGACTGCTGGACAGCGTTCTCGGCGGGGTGGAGTCCCAGGCCGAGCGCCTCGGCCTGGGCTGA
- a CDS encoding FAD-dependent oxidoreductase, giving the protein MLRVAVVGSGPSGVYTAQALLEQSRVPDVRVHVLDRLPTPYGLVRYGVAPDHEKIKSLQSSLRAVLEDDRITFVGHVGVGGAGELSPARLKELYHAVVYCVGAAADRPLAVPGEGLPGSYSATEFVSWYSAHPDAAAGGFALRARSAVVVGVGNVAVDVARILARGAAELRGTDVPRAALDALGASRVREVHVVGRRGPSQARFTTKELRELGALPGARIAVDRAELALDPAYAVAAAPLPAVVRRNLDVLRGWAADPPPTAPDRERRIRLRFFLRPVEVLERDGRVAGVRFARTAPDGAGGVRDTGAYEDIEAQLVLRAVGYRGTPLPGLPFDPVSGTVPHLAGRVVRDGAASPGEYVAGWIKRGPTGVIGSNRSCAKETVASLVEDAPLLIGREVPADPLGALRDQGLRPVEWDGWLSIERAESALGRSLGRGPVKIPDWPGLLDAARDGSR; this is encoded by the coding sequence GTGCTCCGTGTCGCCGTCGTGGGTTCGGGCCCCAGCGGGGTCTACACGGCCCAGGCCCTGCTGGAGCAGTCCAGGGTGCCGGACGTGCGCGTGCATGTGCTGGACCGGCTGCCCACACCGTACGGACTCGTCCGCTACGGCGTGGCGCCCGACCACGAGAAGATCAAGTCGTTGCAGAGCAGTCTCCGGGCGGTCCTGGAGGACGACCGGATCACCTTCGTGGGCCATGTCGGGGTGGGTGGCGCGGGCGAGCTGTCACCCGCCCGGCTCAAGGAGCTGTACCACGCGGTGGTCTACTGCGTCGGAGCCGCGGCCGACCGGCCTCTCGCCGTTCCCGGTGAGGGCCTGCCCGGGAGCTACTCCGCCACCGAGTTCGTCTCCTGGTACAGCGCCCACCCCGACGCGGCCGCCGGCGGCTTCGCGCTCCGGGCCCGTTCGGCCGTGGTGGTCGGCGTCGGGAACGTGGCGGTCGACGTCGCCCGGATCCTCGCCCGCGGCGCGGCCGAGCTGCGGGGCACGGACGTCCCGCGGGCCGCGCTCGACGCGCTGGGGGCGAGCAGGGTGCGTGAGGTCCATGTCGTCGGCAGGCGCGGCCCGTCACAGGCCAGGTTCACCACGAAGGAGCTCCGCGAACTGGGCGCGCTCCCCGGGGCGCGGATCGCCGTCGACAGGGCGGAGCTGGCACTGGATCCGGCGTACGCGGTGGCGGCGGCCCCGCTGCCTGCCGTGGTCCGGCGCAATCTGGACGTGCTGCGTGGGTGGGCGGCGGATCCGCCGCCCACCGCACCCGACCGGGAGCGCCGCATCCGGCTGCGGTTCTTCCTGCGGCCGGTCGAGGTTTTGGAGCGGGACGGACGGGTCGCTGGAGTGCGGTTCGCGCGCACGGCTCCGGACGGTGCCGGAGGCGTACGGGACACCGGGGCGTACGAGGACATCGAGGCGCAGCTCGTGCTGCGGGCCGTGGGGTACCGCGGAACGCCCCTGCCCGGTCTGCCGTTCGACCCGGTGAGCGGCACCGTGCCGCATCTGGCAGGCCGGGTGGTCAGGGACGGGGCCGCGTCGCCCGGGGAGTACGTCGCCGGGTGGATCAAGCGCGGCCCCACCGGAGTGATCGGTTCGAACAGATCGTGCGCGAAGGAGACGGTCGCCTCGCTGGTCGAGGACGCGCCGCTGCTCATCGGCCGGGAGGTGCCCGCCGACCCCCTGGGTGCTCTCCGGGACCAGGGGCTGCGTCCGGTGGAATGGGACGGCTGGCTGTCCATCGAGCGTGCGGAGTCGGCGCTCGGCCGCTCGCTCGGCCGCGGACCGGTGAAGATCCCCGACTGGCCGGGGCTGCTGGACGCGGCCCGGGACGGGTCCCGGTAG